A genomic window from Massilia sp. METH4 includes:
- a CDS encoding LysR family transcriptional regulator — translation MEVGLQPAELTFVVTLATSGSLSAAAREMGITTSAVSKRLALLEGRIGVPLVNRTTRRMSLTPEGEVLLEHAQRILQEIADLEQMLTKSKGTPKGQLRVNATLGFGRLHIAPAISQYVLRYPEVDVQLQLSVDPPPLADDQFDVCIRFGAPADTRVIARRLAANRRLLCASPKYLARHGEPKTPAELGRHNCIAIRQGDEAYGVWRLFSGRDAERDATAVKVRGNLTTNDGEIAVNWALDGHGILMRAEWDIERYLHSGRLVQVLPGYRTPDADVYAVYPHRHQLSARIRTFVDFLVGRFERFDAQ, via the coding sequence ATGGAAGTGGGATTGCAGCCGGCGGAATTGACGTTCGTGGTGACCCTGGCCACCAGCGGCAGCCTGAGCGCGGCCGCGCGCGAGATGGGCATCACCACCTCGGCAGTCAGCAAGCGGCTGGCGCTGCTGGAGGGGCGCATCGGCGTGCCGCTGGTGAACCGCACCACGCGGCGCATGAGTCTCACGCCGGAAGGGGAAGTGCTGCTGGAGCATGCCCAGCGCATCCTGCAGGAGATCGCCGACCTGGAGCAGATGCTCACGAAGTCGAAGGGCACGCCGAAAGGGCAGTTGCGCGTGAATGCCACGCTGGGCTTCGGCAGGCTGCACATCGCCCCGGCAATCTCGCAGTACGTGCTGCGCTACCCGGAGGTGGACGTGCAGCTGCAACTGTCGGTCGACCCGCCCCCGCTGGCCGACGACCAGTTCGATGTCTGCATCCGCTTCGGGGCGCCGGCCGATACGCGCGTGATCGCCCGGCGTCTGGCGGCCAACCGCCGCCTGCTGTGCGCCTCGCCGAAATACCTGGCACGGCATGGGGAACCGAAGACGCCGGCGGAGCTGGGGCGGCACAACTGCATCGCCATCCGGCAGGGCGACGAGGCCTACGGTGTGTGGAGGCTGTTCAGCGGCAGGGATGCCGAACGCGATGCGACCGCCGTGAAAGTACGCGGCAACCTGACGACGAACGATGGCGAGATCGCCGTGAACTGGGCGCTGGACGGGCACGGCATCCTGATGCGCGCCGAGTGGGATATCGAACGTTACCTGCACAGCGGGCGGCTGGTGCAGGTGCTGCCGGGCTACCGCACGCCGGATGCGGACGTGTATGCGGTGTATCCGCACCGGCATCAGCTGTCGGCGCGGATCAGGACGTTCGTGGATTTCCTGGTGGGGAGGTTTGAACGGTTCGACGCGCAGTGA